Genomic window (bacterium):
GATGCAGCAGGCTCTGAACGACAAGGCCCTGGCCTCGGAACACATCGCCAACGGCGACCTTTCGGTCGAGGTGCGGGTCGCCTCGGAGCGGGATGTCCTGGGCAAGGCGATGGTCCGGATGGTGGAGAGCCTCAAGGCGATGAACAGCGAGGTTTCGGGACTGACCCGGGCGGCGCTGAAAGGCGACTTGGACGTGCGGGCCGAAACGGGACGTCACCGCGGCGAATACTCAAGCATCATCAAGGGCATCAACGACCTGCTCGAAGCCATAGTCAATCCGATCCGCGAGGCGGCAGCGGTCCTGGCCGCGGCTTCCGACAAGGACCTGACCAACCGGGTGAACGGGACTTTCAGCGGCCAGCTCGATGAGTTCAAGAACAACATCAACTCGACCATCGGATCGCTGGGGGAGGCCCTGGTCCAGGTGTCCGAGGCGGTCGAGCAGGTCAATGCCGCCAGCACCCAGATCTCCTCGGGCAGCCAGAGCCTGGCCCAGGGGGCGAACGAGCAGGCCAGCGCGCTGGAGGAGATTTCGGCCAGTCTCGAACAAATGTCATCCATGACCCGCCAGAACGCGGACAACGCGCATCAGGCGAAAGAGCTGTCGCTCGATTCGCGGCAGTCGGCAGAGGAGGGCCAGAGGGCGATGCAGAAAATGGTCGAGGCCATCGACCGGATCAAGGCCTCTTCCGACGAGACGGCCAAGATCGTGAAGACCATCGATGAGATCGCTTTCCAGACCAACCTTCTGGCCCTGAACGCCGCGGTCGAGGCGGCCCGGGCCGGGGATGCGGGCAAGGGCTTCGCCGTGGTGGCCGAGGAAGTGCGCTCCCTGGCGCAGCGCAGCGCCGAGGCGGCCAAGAACACGGCCCAGATGATCGATGATTCGGTCAGGAACGCCGAAAACGGCGTGAACATCACTTCCGAGGTGGCCTCCGCCCTGGGCAAGATTGCCGCCAGCGCCTCTAAAACCAACGAGTTGATCTCCGAAATAGCCAGCGCCGCCAAAGAGCAGTCTCAGGGAATCGAGCAGGTGAACGTCGCGGTCTCCAGGCTGGACGAGGTCACGCAGAGCAACGCCTCCAATTCCGAGGAAAGCGCCAGTGCGGCCGAGGAGCTTAACAGTCAGTCATCGGAGCTGCATCACATGCTGGCCGAGTTCAAGCTGGATTGGAACGGGGACGCGAATGCGCGTCAGGGTTCGCCGCAGAGGCGGCCGCGCGAGTCGAAGAACGGCATGCAGGCGGCCAACCGGCTGCCCGAGGCTGCGGTGGAAACGGCAGGTCAGGCACGGCCTGTTCCGGGGACACTGGTGAAGGCCCCGAAAAACGGCAACGGTGGCGGGAAGAATGGCAACGGTGGCGGCAGCAATGGCAACGGGGGCCTGAAATCGGCCGCCCGGGCGCTGATACCGCTGAATGAGGAGGATTTCAAGAATTTCTGAGCTGGAATTGAAGCGGCACAGGGGAGGCACTGTTTGACACGGATGTGGAACAGTCGCTGCCGGGGGCGGGACAAACGGCTCCGCAGGTACTTAAATAAACTCAAGGAGACTGGCCATCCGTACACGATCTGAACTTGGGAAGCGGGGAGGGAACCCCTCAATCAGCTCTCCTCTTTAGCTCCAACCCAGCAAACGGGGCGTCGATGGAAGGATTGTCGGCGCCCCGTTGATATTTTTGTCATGATTAATGTCATTACTGTGATAAACACTGCGATATTGATATTATGGTCGGTAAATTAATTGTTGACAACCGGGTTTAATCCGGGTGTAATCGTTCGGGCTGCACTTTACAGCCCACTTGGTAAAAAGTAGATTGATTAAGTTATATTTTTCAGTTTGGGCCGGGGGATCATTCTGCATAGAACGAAAGCCCACAGCCGTACCGGTCAAGGAGAAGCGGATCGGCGAGTCGAATGTGATGCGGCGTCTCAGTCGCAGCATACCGAGGGGTGAAACATGACAGACAAGCCTGAACGTCAAGAACCTCATGGTTTGAACCAGGCTGATCTTATTGCGAGACTCAAGCGGACCGGGGAAGAACTGGCTTCGCTCCGTTCGCTCTACAGGAACTCGGTTGAGGAACTGGACAGGAGCAACAGAACGCGGCCCTCAATCCGGGCGGTAAAACGCGTGCCCGAGGTCCAGCTCGACCGGAAGTTGCGAATCGTCGATTACAGTGGCGATATGTTCCTGATCGAACAGGAGGTTGCGGCGCTGGCCGCCGCCAAAGCCCCCCTTGCCAGCCTGATCGGCGACACGGCCGCCGTCCGGGTCAAATCCCATCTGGATAGAATCGACAGCCAGTACGCACGGCAGTCCTTTCCGGATGAGGGCTGGGCCCTGCGCTACCAGGGCCCCGGTGCAGTCTCAGAGCTGGGTTCGTTCTGGCGGCCGCAGGTTGACGGCGGTTGCCGCGGCTGGCAGGTGATGGCCTCGGACAGCGGGCTGTCCATCTGCCACGCTCCACACCCGGAAACGGAACGCGACTGTTGTCTGATGTCGGAGCAGGAATTCGGGGGGGCGAGCGAGGACGTGAAGCTGGCGTTCGTGATCCGCACGCCCGGGGACCCGCAGTCGATCCAAGGCCTGACGGTGATACTATCGGGCGCATCGGCCGAGGGGAACACTCCGCTGGTTGAGGCCGGGTACGCTTTCTGCTGCGGCTTGTCAGGCAACAGGGCATTCGGCATCCAGCGCCAGTCGGACAATACCGCCAGGTGTGAGGCGGCCCTGGAGCCGGGGCGGGAATATGTTGTGACAGCCGAGAGAGTGGGGGGCTGGCTGCGGCTGAAAGTGGCTGAACACCCTGGAGGCCGTTCCGTTGTCGAGTTGAGAGGCATGGATTCGGATGCAGTCTACGGTAAGCACAACCATGTCGGGTTCGCCGCTTTCTCGGGCCGGGCCGAAATCAGGGATGTCCGGATCTTCACCCGGCCCTCCGCGCACCCGATATCGGATTTCCAGATACCCTTTGATTGTAAAGTTGAGCTCGGCTCGCACCGAGCGCCGCGGTTCTTGCGTCTGCGGCTCAGGCAGGACGCACTGTCGCAACATATCGGGCTGATGTTCGAGGAAATGCCGGAAACGTCTCCGCTGGAACACGCTCCGGCGCAGGAGCGGGCGCATTTGACCTCGATATTCGACAGTATCAACGAGCCAATCTACGCCATCGATATAAACACTTTCGAGGTGCTGTATGTCAACCGCTACCTGCGGGACCTGCTGGGCCATGATCCGGTGGGCAAGCCCTGCTACAGCGTTTTGCAGAGCTTTTCGGAGCCCTGTGAGTTCTGCACTAACGAGCAGGTCAAAAAGCTGGCTGGAATCCCGCTGAAATGGGAGCAGTACAACCGGAAACTGCACCGTCATTTCCTGATCACCGACCGGCTGATCAACTGGCCGGACGGCCGTGAGGCGCGTTTGGAACTGGCCATTGACACGACCCAGCAGAAAAGGGCGGAAAAGTCTCTGCGGGAAAGCGAAAACCGGTATAAGACTATCTACGAAAAAACTCTGAACCCCATCATTATTGTGGACATGAATGGGATTATATTCGATTGCAACCGGGCCGCTTCGGCCTTTCTGGAAATGTCCCGGGAGGGACTGAAAAAGAAAAGTCTCTTCGCCTTCCTGTGTAACGGTGACCACATGGTGGCTGTGATCGGCCAGCCGGCCCGGCTCTGGAAACGGGGCCAGGTTGTGGAAGCGGTTTTCCAAGTGAACGGCAAGCGGAAACTGCTCGACCTGGCGCTCGCTCCGGTCAGGATAGGCAACCGGAAACTGGTTCTCGGGGTGGGCCGCGACATCACGGCCCGCAAAGAGGCGGAACAGGCCCTGGCGGCGGAGAAAGAGCGCTTGGCCGTGACTCTGACCAGCATCGGGGATGCCGTGATCGCCACCAACCGCGAGGGACTGGTTTCGTTGCTGAACCCTGTGGCCGAGAGCCTCACCGGCTGGAAGCAGGAGGAGGCGGCCGGCCAGCCGCTGGAGAAGGTATTCAGGATAATCAACGAGAATACGCGGCAGGCGGTGGAAAACCCGGTGTCGCGAGTGTTGCGCGAAAGCCACGTGATCGGGCTGGCCAACCACACTGTCCTGTGCTCCAGGGATGGCCGGGAGTTCGCCATCGCCGACAGCGGGGCTCCGATCTGCGATACCGGACAGAGGATTGTCGGAGTGGTCCTGGTTTTCCGCGATGTCACCCAGCAAAGGAAGATGGAGGAGGAAATCCAGAAAGCCGCCCGGATCGAGTCGCTGGGCACATTGGCCGGCGGGATAGCCCACGATTTCAACAACATCCTCACCTCGATCATCGGCAACATTTCTCTGGCCCGGATAATGGTCGAGACCCAGCCGCGCCTGCTCGACATCTTGCAGGAGGCCGAAAAAGCCGGGTTCCGGGCGCGCGACCTCACCCAGCAGTTGCTGACTTTCGCCCGCGGCGGCGCCCCGGTCAAGGAAAAGACCACCCTGACAAAGCTCCTGCACGAAACGGTCGATTTCTCTCTGCGCGGGACCAATGTCAGAGCCGTGTATTCGATCGTCGAGGACCTCTGGTCGGTGGAGGCGGATGCGGGACAAATCAGCCAGGTGCTGAACAACCTGGTGATCAACGCCGTACAGGCCATGCCCGAGGGGGGACGTCTCAAGGTGGCGGCTGACAATGTCAGGATCGAGGGGGATGAAATGCCGCCTCTGAACGCCGGCTGTTTCATCCGGATCGAGGTGAGCGACGAGGGGATCGGTATACCGCCCGAGCACCAGGAACGCATCTTCGACCCATATTTCACCACCAAGCAGAGGGGCAGTGGACTGGGCCTTGCCACCTGCTATTCCATAATCAGGAAACACGGCGGTGCTATCGAGGTCCAGTCCAGGGTCGGGCAAGGCTCGACTTTCCGCTTTCTGCTGCCTGCGCTGAATGTGCCGCCGGTGAAGGCGTCGCGGGACAAGAAGGCCGGAAAGCCGGGAGTGCGACGGTTCGATGGGAAACGGGTTCTGGTGATGGACGATGAGAGCGCGGTCCGCAAGGTGGCCCGGGGGATGCTTGAAATGATGGGGCTGGAGGTGGAGGAGGCAGTGGATGGGGAAGAGGCCCAGCACAAATACAGAGAGTCGATCGGGGCGGGAAGGCCTTTCGACCTTGTCATCCTGGACCTGACTGTCCCGGCTGGCGCGGGCGGGCTCGAAGCGCTGAACGGCCTGAAACTGATCCAGCCCCGGGTGTGCGCCCTGGTTTCGAGCGGCTATTCCAACGACCCGGTGATGTCGGATTACATAGCGCACGGTTTCGCCGGAAGGCTCAAGAAACCTTACGAATTCGAAAGCCTGCAGCAGGTGATCGGCCGGGTGCTGGCCGGCGGATGAAGCCCTCTGTTCCACACGAAACGCTGTCTGTGCTACAAACCCATCCCTCTGTGCGTTAATCTTAACACCGGCCGGACTCTTGTCCCCCCGGCCGCTGGGCCGTAAATTGACTTATACCGGTGTGTACGCTGTATCACGCTTGCCAGGGCTGGGTCTTGAAGGCAGACAAAGGGTTGACCGATGCGTTCGGACGGGTGCACGATTACCTGCGCCTGTCCGTGACCGACCGCTGCAATCTGGGCTGTTTCTATTGCCGTCCGCAGGGCGGTTTCAGGCCGAAGAGCGGCCGCGAGTTGCTCTCCGACCTGGAGCTGCTGCGCCTGTGTCGTATTTTCGCCGGCCTGGGGGTGGGCAAGATCAGGCTCACCGGGGGCGAGCCCCTTCTGCATCCCGCACTGCCCGAGCTTATCGAATCCCTGGGCACCATCGAGGGTGTGCGCACCCTGGGCCTCACCACCAACGGCACCCGCCTGGCCGGATGCGCGGGCGAGCTGCGCCGCGCCGGGCTGAACCTGGTCAATGTCAGCCTGGACAGCCTGCGCCCGGAGCGTTTCAGCCGGATCACCGGACGGACAGTGGGGCACGCCGCGGTGCTGGAGGGGATAAGGGCGGCCCTGGAGGCGGGTTTCGACTGCGTGAAGCTCAACATGGTGGTCATCCGGGGGGTGAACGACGACGAGGTGACGGATTTCGCCGCTCTGGCCCGCAGTCTGCCGCTCACGGTGCGGTTCATCGAGTACATGCCTTTCACCGCCAACCCCTGGAAAACGGACGGTTTCGTGCCGGGAGAGGAAATCCGCCGGCGGATCGAGAGCCGGTTCAATCTGACCGGGCTGGAACCCGGCCCGCCGGGCGGCGTGGTCAGCCGCTACTGGCGGGTGGAGGAGGGTCCCGGGCGCCTGGGGTTCATTTCGGCCCTCTCGGGCCATTCCTGCGACAATTGCTCACGGCTGCGCCTGACCGCGGATGGGGCGCTGAAACTATGCCTGTTCTCTCCGTCCGTGGCGGACCTTCGCCGGCCACTGCGCGAGGGCGCCCCGGATGAGCAGATCGCGCGGACAATCCGGGACGCGATGCGGCTCAAGCCCGCCACGC
Coding sequences:
- the moaA gene encoding GTP 3',8-cyclase MoaA, whose protein sequence is MTDAFGRVHDYLRLSVTDRCNLGCFYCRPQGGFRPKSGRELLSDLELLRLCRIFAGLGVGKIRLTGGEPLLHPALPELIESLGTIEGVRTLGLTTNGTRLAGCAGELRRAGLNLVNVSLDSLRPERFSRITGRTVGHAAVLEGIRAALEAGFDCVKLNMVVIRGVNDDEVTDFAALARSLPLTVRFIEYMPFTANPWKTDGFVPGEEIRRRIESRFNLTGLEPGPPGGVVSRYWRVEEGPGRLGFISALSGHSCDNCSRLRLTADGALKLCLFSPSVADLRRPLREGAPDEQIARTIRDAMRLKPATHPPAEQLAGLEGRVMTQIGG
- a CDS encoding PAS domain S-box protein; its protein translation is MRIVDYSGDMFLIEQEVAALAAAKAPLASLIGDTAAVRVKSHLDRIDSQYARQSFPDEGWALRYQGPGAVSELGSFWRPQVDGGCRGWQVMASDSGLSICHAPHPETERDCCLMSEQEFGGASEDVKLAFVIRTPGDPQSIQGLTVILSGASAEGNTPLVEAGYAFCCGLSGNRAFGIQRQSDNTARCEAALEPGREYVVTAERVGGWLRLKVAEHPGGRSVVELRGMDSDAVYGKHNHVGFAAFSGRAEIRDVRIFTRPSAHPISDFQIPFDCKVELGSHRAPRFLRLRLRQDALSQHIGLMFEEMPETSPLEHAPAQERAHLTSIFDSINEPIYAIDINTFEVLYVNRYLRDLLGHDPVGKPCYSVLQSFSEPCEFCTNEQVKKLAGIPLKWEQYNRKLHRHFLITDRLINWPDGREARLELAIDTTQQKRAEKSLRESENRYKTIYEKTLNPIIIVDMNGIIFDCNRAASAFLEMSREGLKKKSLFAFLCNGDHMVAVIGQPARLWKRGQVVEAVFQVNGKRKLLDLALAPVRIGNRKLVLGVGRDITARKEAEQALAAEKERLAVTLTSIGDAVIATNREGLVSLLNPVAESLTGWKQEEAAGQPLEKVFRIINENTRQAVENPVSRVLRESHVIGLANHTVLCSRDGREFAIADSGAPICDTGQRIVGVVLVFRDVTQQRKMEEEIQKAARIESLGTLAGGIAHDFNNILTSIIGNISLARIMVETQPRLLDILQEAEKAGFRARDLTQQLLTFARGGAPVKEKTTLTKLLHETVDFSLRGTNVRAVYSIVEDLWSVEADAGQISQVLNNLVINAVQAMPEGGRLKVAADNVRIEGDEMPPLNAGCFIRIEVSDEGIGIPPEHQERIFDPYFTTKQRGSGLGLATCYSIIRKHGGAIEVQSRVGQGSTFRFLLPALNVPPVKASRDKKAGKPGVRRFDGKRVLVMDDESAVRKVARGMLEMMGLEVEEAVDGEEAQHKYRESIGAGRPFDLVILDLTVPAGAGGLEALNGLKLIQPRVCALVSSGYSNDPVMSDYIAHGFAGRLKKPYEFESLQQVIGRVLAGG
- a CDS encoding methyl-accepting chemotaxis protein produces the protein MDIKKRLGTKICGGFGTLILVALLLGSMAVWNMSRVGRESRILNREYIPEVTLANALERNWHGTMLGMRSYALSSDKKYLDESRASLDEVKKNLQKADELGKASTNLGGFVESNTAIQNGVSEYENLAEQSGNKLEEMEKIRGRLKDAAALYVENCGQFHEDQERMLREEMDKGLGAAKLKERLHKLNLVDEVDEMGAEIRTAVLEAEIIRDDAPVLAAAAKFDQINQRLDELQGITRQQVNLDQIRTIRTSLDDYRRETKALTDDWLELTRLTQARTATANAVLESVQAQASQGLERTVKVADLADTSLHSSSFIMVIGLVAALVVGLVLAWKLTCMITRPVGELTRIAGSIAEGDLSEKIDIQREDEVGMLADSFRKMQQALNDKALASEHIANGDLSVEVRVASERDVLGKAMVRMVESLKAMNSEVSGLTRAALKGDLDVRAETGRHRGEYSSIIKGINDLLEAIVNPIREAAAVLAAASDKDLTNRVNGTFSGQLDEFKNNINSTIGSLGEALVQVSEAVEQVNAASTQISSGSQSLAQGANEQASALEEISASLEQMSSMTRQNADNAHQAKELSLDSRQSAEEGQRAMQKMVEAIDRIKASSDETAKIVKTIDEIAFQTNLLALNAAVEAARAGDAGKGFAVVAEEVRSLAQRSAEAAKNTAQMIDDSVRNAENGVNITSEVASALGKIAASASKTNELISEIASAAKEQSQGIEQVNVAVSRLDEVTQSNASNSEESASAAEELNSQSSELHHMLAEFKLDWNGDANARQGSPQRRPRESKNGMQAANRLPEAAVETAGQARPVPGTLVKAPKNGNGGGKNGNGGGSNGNGGLKSAARALIPLNEEDFKNF